A single genomic interval of Bradyrhizobium japonicum USDA 6 harbors:
- a CDS encoding ShlB/FhaC/HecB family hemolysin secretion/activation protein, with protein MRIWGAALGVGLAACCIASARAQSINPGVIQNDIDRQRRQLEQQSAPPKLTGPAVIGGEREKSQLLKPGGPKFRLRKVEFDSSKFITPAELDEIAKKYVGKNVDIAALLQLVADINAIYTERGIVTGIATLPDQDAKGGVVRIKLTEGRLQKTTIEGNKQTRTDYILRRVGEPEGEVLDVPKLNRDVIWFNRTNDVQIKALLQPGTSFGLTDLQFAVIEPPVDTLQLFTDNQGVENTGRWEGGAFYKRHGLFGVDDRLTFYGVRADGNLNGNVAYNIPVNPWGGRVGVSYTEGKIKIIQGPFVALDVTGRSSQAAVNFSQPLWVSQDWLVLFNAAETEGKTVSRFATVDVTNDHYDKATAGLSVTKSGNAYSITVSPAVNYIEWQDHVLSNNRTFNTYTGSLIATSAAGPANFSANVLASWQYTQEKLLPGDQVFSIGGPTTVRGYPSNAASGDSGYYFNAELHYNWSQWLKGFDTYIFTDWGAVYSTFPGITELGSVGVGFSWTYASFMTFEANYATPLKMAVSTQNHYEAYGRVILRPLLMFQKQESPAPVATVAGKSRS; from the coding sequence ATGCGGATTTGGGGGGCAGCGTTGGGAGTGGGGCTTGCAGCTTGCTGCATCGCCTCCGCTCGCGCCCAGTCGATCAACCCCGGCGTGATCCAGAACGACATTGACCGGCAGCGCCGGCAGCTCGAACAGCAGAGCGCGCCGCCCAAGCTCACCGGTCCTGCGGTGATCGGCGGCGAGCGGGAGAAGTCCCAGCTCCTGAAGCCGGGCGGGCCGAAATTCCGCCTACGCAAGGTCGAGTTCGATTCCTCGAAGTTCATCACGCCGGCGGAGCTCGACGAGATCGCGAAGAAGTATGTCGGCAAGAACGTCGACATCGCCGCGCTGTTGCAGCTCGTTGCCGACATCAACGCCATCTACACCGAGCGCGGCATCGTCACGGGCATCGCGACTCTGCCGGATCAGGATGCCAAGGGCGGGGTCGTCCGCATCAAGCTGACCGAGGGCCGGCTCCAGAAGACGACCATCGAGGGCAACAAGCAGACCCGCACCGATTACATCCTTCGGCGCGTTGGGGAGCCCGAAGGCGAGGTTCTCGACGTTCCAAAACTCAATCGCGACGTGATCTGGTTCAACCGGACCAACGACGTGCAGATCAAGGCGCTGCTCCAGCCCGGCACGAGCTTCGGCCTGACCGATCTCCAGTTCGCGGTGATCGAGCCGCCGGTCGACACCCTGCAGCTCTTCACCGACAACCAGGGCGTCGAGAACACCGGGCGTTGGGAGGGCGGCGCGTTCTACAAGCGCCACGGCCTGTTCGGCGTCGACGACCGCCTGACCTTCTACGGCGTCCGCGCCGACGGTAATCTCAACGGCAATGTCGCCTACAATATTCCGGTCAATCCCTGGGGCGGCCGCGTCGGCGTCAGCTACACCGAGGGCAAGATCAAGATCATCCAGGGCCCGTTCGTCGCGCTCGACGTCACCGGACGCTCGAGCCAGGCCGCGGTCAATTTCAGCCAGCCGCTCTGGGTGAGCCAGGACTGGCTGGTGCTGTTCAACGCCGCCGAGACCGAGGGCAAGACGGTGAGCCGCTTTGCCACGGTCGACGTGACCAACGACCATTACGACAAGGCCACTGCCGGGCTCTCCGTGACGAAGTCCGGCAACGCCTATTCGATCACGGTCTCACCGGCGGTGAACTACATCGAGTGGCAAGACCATGTGCTCAGCAACAACCGCACGTTCAACACCTACACTGGTTCGCTGATCGCAACCAGCGCCGCGGGACCGGCGAATTTCAGCGCCAACGTGCTGGCGAGCTGGCAATACACGCAGGAAAAGCTGCTGCCGGGCGACCAGGTCTTTTCGATCGGCGGTCCCACCACCGTACGCGGCTATCCCTCCAACGCGGCTTCCGGCGACAGCGGCTATTATTTCAACGCCGAGCTGCACTACAACTGGTCGCAATGGCTGAAGGGCTTTGACACCTACATCTTCACCGACTGGGGTGCGGTCTATTCGACGTTCCCGGGGATCACCGAGCTGGGCTCGGTCGGCGTCGGCTTCTCATGGACCTACGCGTCGTTCATGACGTTCGAGGCGAATTACGCGACGCCGCTGAAGATGGCCGTCTCGACCCAGAACCATTACGAGGCCTATGGCCGCGTCATTCTCCGGCCGCTGCTGATGTTCCAGAAACAGGAAAGCCCTGCGCCTGTGGCGACAGTTGCCGGCAAGAGCAGGTCGTAG